The Desulfonatronospira thiodismutans ASO3-1 region CAAGCCGAACTGAAAAACGCCCAAGAAACCCTTATAGATGTAGCCACAGAAGCTTACGGTCCTTTACCTGACATGCTCCACGAGAAAATCAAATCCATCAAATCTCTGGAGAACTTAAGGGCTCTGAACAGAAAGGTGATCAGGACCCAGTCCCTGGAAGAATTCACCGAGCTCGTAAACCGGGCAGCGCAGTAAAAACCTGTGCCCAGGACGCAATCGTCACCCTGCCCCGGATGGCTATGCAGCTCATGGGTTAGACCTAAACCAGATAAACCTCTACCCCAAAAGGGCCGGGCCTCCCCGGCCCTTTTTTTGTGCTTTCAAAACCGGGCTGCAATAGGCTTCTACCCTGCGGCTGAATATGAAAAACAGCGTGTTGTTCCGACTTTCAAGGAATTCGTCTACCAGCAGTACCTGCCCTACGCCAAGACATACAAACGTAGCTGGGACCAGGACCAGAACATGATCGAGCTGCGGTAACCATTCAAGGGGTGCAAGCAATAACCACCGGGAATAGGCCCGAGGCGTACTCCTCAGCCGTTAGCGGCAAAGCCGCCCGCTCGCCCCGTGAAACACCCAGCACTCACTTTAATAATTTCGGTTTCATCACAAACAATCAAATGAAAAAGTGAGTGCTGGGTCAGCGCAGCGGGTTTCACCGGGGTGTGCAACGAAGTTGCCCGTGCCAAAAAACAATCTTCTCCGGCACGGGAAGCCTGCAGGCTTCACACAGGTGCTCCGCACACACGGTTTTGAAGAGACCAAACAGCCTGCCAGGCAAGACGCCCTGCAAGACAGGCATCACTCTTCAACCGTGAGCGGCAGAGCCGCCTGTGTGCAACGAAGTTGCCCGTGCCAAAAAATCTTCTCCGGCACGGGAAGCCTACAGGCTTCACACCCGACTATAATGCGCTTTGCTGTCCTGCGGAATTCTATCGGGCAGGCGGGTGCTTTGCACACACGGTTTTGAAGAATAAAGAGACCAAGCAAGGCATTACCCGCCTGGCAGACAGGCAAATTGACATATCTCCCCCCTGAAGAGTTACGAGCTGCGCATGATGCGCCTTTTCAACCTGGCCGAACGCTGGCAGGTGATTGACAAGGCCCCTACCCGCAACGCCAGAGAGCTAAGCGACCCCGACAGACGCGAGAGATACCTGACAGACGAGGAACTCTACCGGGTGCTCGATGCCCTGTATAACTGCCGCAGTACAATAGTGGCGGATATTATCCGCATGCTTCTTCTGACTGGTGCAAGAAAATCCGAGGTTGTGAGAATGCGCTGGCAGGAGCTGGATATGGAAAAGGGATTCTGGAGAATCCCAGCCGCAAGGAACAAGGGCAATAAGTATTTCTCTGTCAATCAGATTTCATTCATCAAGATATCATTAACCTCGCTCTCTTCTATCCCCAGATACCGCATTGTAACCGAGGGACTGCTGTGATTGAACCTCTTGCACAGCAGCTCGTAGCCGACACCATAATGCACCCTCTGGATATACCCGAATGTCTTACGCAGCGTATGGGTCCCGTAGTTCCCTCTAAGGTTAATCTGCCTGCACCAGTTTTTCACCATGCGATTGGCATGTTCAACCGAGATGGCCTTTCCGCTTTTTCTGCTCTTGAACAGGTAATCCTCCGGGTCCGGGCAGAGCTTCTCCGTGTAATTCGCCAGGGCTTTGTGTACAGTCTTGTTTATCAGTAATACATTGTGCTTGCCTGTCTTCTGCTCTTTAATCCGGAAATGCTCGTTGGGCCTTAAGTGCTGTACGTCTTCCACTTTCAGACGCAGCAGATCCCCGATACGCAGTCCGTTGTTTATGCCCATGGTAAACAGAAGTAAATCCCTGGGGCTATCACGGAGAAGCTTCTTTATGGCCTTGATGTCCTCAAGCCTTCTTATGGGCTCGACCCTGATCGAACTGCCTTTGGTGGGATGGTTTGTTTTCATTTCTTGGGTTATACAAACTGTGCTTAGTTATTGTCAACAAACTTGACGTAATTTTTTGATTGTGAAGGTGGGTGTGAGAGCGCTTTCAAATAAGTACTTGATATTATTGTAGATTTGAGGAAGGTTTTGCCGAATATCAATTTTTAATCAAAAGTTGGCATTCAGTCCTGTTCCCCTGCCACCTAAAAATTCTCCTTGCCTACCTGGAGACCATGCCTTATTCTTCTTTTATGAGTGATACAAGCAAATACCATGATCACACTTTCAGGGCGATACTGGGTCGAGAGCCCGTGGCAAGGGATTTCGTAAGGTATCATCTGCCGGAAGAGATAACCAGGGACATGAACCTGGATACTGTCAAGGTTTCCTCCAGGTCATATGTCAGCGACAATCTCAAGGAGAGCATGACCGATATCGTGATCACCCTGCAGCTCAATACTGGAGAGCCGGCGGAGATATATATCCTGGTGGAGCACAAGAGTGATCTGGATGCCTGGACCAAGATCCAGCTATTCAAATACATGAATGAAGTCTGGCAGAGCTTTATCCAGAAGCAAACCGGAACCCTGCCGATCATAGTTCCCCTGGTCTTTTACCACGGAACAGGCAGGTGGAATTATAGCCTGGAATTTTCTGATCTCTTTAATCTGCCGTCTGAGCATTACAGGAAGTATATCCCGAAGTTTGAACATATCCTGCACGAAGTTCCGGAGATCAACAAGAAGAAGGTCAAATCCTCCATTACCCTTGAGGTTTTCCACCTGGTCCTTGAATACATATTTTATCCGGATAAAAGAGGTAAGATATATGAAGCTTTAGAGCTGTTGTTTAAAGGTTTGGATGCCAAAGAAGCTCATGAAATATTTGCAATCCTGATCAAGTATTTGCTTATAGCCACAGACGAAACGCCCGAAGAGGCAGAAGAGAAGGTCAAACATCTTCCCAAAGGAGGAGAAACCGTGAAGACCACAGCAGAAGTATTAAGACAGGAAGGTTACCACGAGGCAATAAAGGAAAAGCCTATGTGGAAGAAGGAAGGAGAACTTAAAAACGCCCAAGAAACCCTCATAGATATCTCAACAGAGCAATACGGCCCATTACCTGACATGCTTTATGAGAAAATTAAATCCATTCAATCTCTGGAGAACTTAAGGGCTCTGAACAGAAAGGTAATAAGAACCCAGTCCCTCGAAGAATTTACCGAACTCGTGAACCGGGCAGCGCAGTAAGAACCTGTGCCCAGGACGCAATCGTCACCCTGCCGCAGATGGATATGCAGCTCATGGGCTAAACCTGAACCAGATAAACCTCTACCCCAAAAGGGCCGGGCCTCCCCGGCCCTTTTTTTGTGCTTTCAAAACCGGGCTGACATGGGCTTCGACCCGGCGGCTGAGCATGAAAAAAGCGCTCTGTGCCTACCTTCAAGGAATTCGTCTACCAGCAGTACCTGCCCTACGCCAAGACATACAAGTGAGGCTTGTTCAATAGATAGATATTCCCTTGACGGAATATATGATAATCCTTAACATGCATAATATGCAGTGGGAGGTGGAATATACGGATGAATTTGGTGAATGGTGGGATTCACTTTCTGAAGAGGAGCAGATTTCTATAGATGCTTCTGGTTCGGCTTTTGGAGCAAATGGGGCCGACATTGGGGTACCCTCACAGCAGCAAGATTAACTGCTCCAGGCACTCTCACATGCGCGAACTCCGGACTCAGCATGACGGAAGGCCGCTGCGAACTTTAAATGCTTTTGACCCCAGACGTACGGCCATTTTGCTGATAGGGGGAGACAAGACCGGAGACGATCGGTGGTATGAAATTTATGTTCCTGTTGCTGACCGGCTCTATGATGAACACTTGGAGGAAATAGGGTATGGTTAAGAAGTTTTCCAGATTGCGGGAGCAAATGTCATCCGAGGCCAGGGAAAAGTCACAGGCCAAAGCACAAGAAATGCTGGCTGAGCTGCCATTGCACGAAGTTAGGCAAGCACGGGGAATGACTCAAAAAGTGCTGGCTGATGTATTACAAGTAAAGCAGCCAGCCGTTGCCAAGCTGGAAAAACGAACCGATATGTACATTTCCACCTTGCGAAGCCACATTCAGGCCATGGGTGGTGAGCTGGACATCATTGCCCGCTTTCCGGATGGTTCAAATGTTAAAATCGACAACTTTTCGGAACTTGAGAAGGATGTCCAATATAACGACAAATCGAGACGGGCAAAGACGTCAACTGCGTCATGAATTATTTTTTTGAGGCAATCAGCCTGTCAAAAAAATGCCCTGCCAAAGCAGGGAAACGGGGAACGGGACATTATGTCCCCTGTCTCTTATCCTTGCCTGCCCTGTGACCATGCCTTGTTCTTAGCATATAAGTGTTAATGTTTAAAGGATTGGATGCTTTAGGTCAAAATTAAAGCTCAAAACCATTCGTTTAGGGAGGATATATGGAATATACAATTCCTATACCTGATCCGGGCTGCAATAGGCTTCGACCCTGCGGCTGAATATGAAAAACAGCGTGTTGTTCCGACTTTCAAGGAATTCGTCTACCAGCAGTACCTGCCCTACGCCAAGACATACAAACGTAGCTGGGACCAGGACCAGAACATGATCGAGCTGCGGTAACCATTCAAGGGGTGCAAGCAATAACCACCGGGAATAGGCCCGAGGCGTACTCCTCAGCCGTTAGCGGCAAAGCCGCCCGCTCGCCCCGTGAAACACCCAGCACTCACTTTAATAATTTCGGTTTCAT contains the following coding sequences:
- a CDS encoding tyrosine-type recombinase/integrase, whose translation is MMRLFNLAERWQVIDKAPTRNARELSDPDRRERYLTDEELYRVLDALYNCRSTIVADIIRMLLLTGARKSEVVRMRWQELDMEKGFWRIPAARNKGNKYFSVNQISFIKISLTSLSSIPRYRIVTEGLL
- a CDS encoding site-specific integrase, coding for MKTNHPTKGSSIRVEPIRRLEDIKAIKKLLRDSPRDLLLFTMGINNGLRIGDLLRLKVEDVQHLRPNEHFRIKEQKTGKHNVLLINKTVHKALANYTEKLCPDPEDYLFKSRKSGKAISVEHANRMVKNWCRQINLRGNYGTHTLRKTFGYIQRVHYGVGYELLCKRFNHSSPSVTMRYLGIEESEVNDILMNEI
- a CDS encoding Rpn family recombination-promoting nuclease/putative transposase gives rise to the protein MSDTSKYHDHTFRAILGREPVARDFVRYHLPEEITRDMNLDTVKVSSRSYVSDNLKESMTDIVITLQLNTGEPAEIYILVEHKSDLDAWTKIQLFKYMNEVWQSFIQKQTGTLPIIVPLVFYHGTGRWNYSLEFSDLFNLPSEHYRKYIPKFEHILHEVPEINKKKVKSSITLEVFHLVLEYIFYPDKRGKIYEALELLFKGLDAKEAHEIFAILIKYLLIATDETPEEAEEKVKHLPKGGETVKTTAEVLRQEGYHEAIKEKPMWKKEGELKNAQETLIDISTEQYGPLPDMLYEKIKSIQSLENLRALNRKVIRTQSLEEFTELVNRAAQ
- a CDS encoding type II toxin-antitoxin system RelE/ParE family toxin, with the protein product MGPTLGYPHSSKINCSRHSHMRELRTQHDGRPLRTLNAFDPRRTAILLIGGDKTGDDRWYEIYVPVADRLYDEHLEEIGYG
- a CDS encoding XRE family transcriptional regulator, whose amino-acid sequence is MVKKFSRLREQMSSEAREKSQAKAQEMLAELPLHEVRQARGMTQKVLADVLQVKQPAVAKLEKRTDMYISTLRSHIQAMGGELDIIARFPDGSNVKIDNFSELEKDVQYNDKSRRAKTSTAS